The following is a genomic window from Chryseobacterium sp. StRB126.
AAATTTTAAACTTTTCCTCAGCAGAATTGTTGCTCTTCAATTGATTTTTAAGACCATCAATGAATGTATTTTGTGCCGGGCAAAAAATACAGATAAAGAATATAAAGTATAAAAAAGAGAAGTGCAGTTTCATGAAGTGAAAGTACAAAAATTGCGGATACCCATCAATGATTCAAGTTAAAAAATGAAAATGTAGTCGGATTTTAAATAGTTGTTAATTAGTTGTTTGTGATGAGTTGTAGACACTTTGTAGACATTGTTTTTTTGGGGTGAAGTTGTTTTGTAGTTGCATGAAAAACTGGAGTTATGTTTTTCCGTTGCAATTTTGAAACAGGAAAAAATCAAAAAAATTATCATGGACAACAAAACATTATCTATCGTATCATACATTACCATTATCGGATGGTTGATTGCTTTTATATCAGGAAAAGATAAAACAGACAGCCTTTTAAGATATCATCTTAAACAGTCATTGGGAGTTGTTATTCTTTCTTTTATTCTCTCAACTATTCTTGGAATTTTGATTTCGGTTACACATCTTGGTATACTGGGTATAATTGCTGTTCTGCCATTGGTACTGATGATTATTGGTGCTATTAATGCTGCTAATGAGGTTGAAAAACCTTTGCCGTTAATCGGAAAAATGATTGAAGATAAATTTTCATTTATCAGTTAGAGTGTCGAATACTTACAGGGATGGAAGAATTTAAACATTTAAAAAGAGAAGGAACAGAATATCAGGTAAAGCAATACCTGTCTTTACAGCATATTATAGTGATTGCTTGGCTTCTGATTTCGATTATTGTGATGGTTAATACCAGTTATCTGAAAACAGGAATCATTATGTTGATATTTTCATTGTTGCTGACGATTGTTTCCTTTATGCCACCAAAGGTTTGTTTTGATCCAGCGTTAAATTGTCTTACTATTCTTAACCGAGGCTTAAACCATCGGAAATTTACTTATGATCTTAAAGATTTTGAAGGATTTGAGTTGCAGATCATGTATATTGGCTTCATTCCTTTAGGGTGTTATTTATATGGGAATTTTAAGAATGTATCCCGTTTCAAGCGTCCGGTTATATCTCAATCCTTCAGTAAGAAAACCATGCAGGAAGTGGTGAATGAACTGGAGGATCTTAATATAAAGCCCAACATAACATCTATTTAACTTTTAATATTAGACTATGAAAAAATCATTGCTCATCGCAGGAATACTTAGTATTGGTATTTCTCTGACTTCCTGTGATAAACTGGAGAAGATTAAAGAAAAACTGTCACAAAGTGGAAATAGTACACAAGTAAACCCTTTCAGTGTTAATTCAGGAGATGAAAACAGAGATATAGTTTCCTTTAATAATAAGGTGGTGAAAATGGATGAGGCCCAGGCAGAATTCATTAAAAACTTTCAGGAATCACTGGCTCAAATGGAAGAGTATGTGAAAAATGTTACAGCCAATCCACAATATTCAGGCATGTCTCCAATATTTACACCTACCATCATGATGTGGATTAACCAGGAGATTAAAGCTCCTAATGTATTGGGAAAAAACTATCAGGTTCTGGTAGATAAAATGAAAGATACAGCTACTCAGTTACAGGCCCTGAAGAAAGATCTGGAAACCTATAAAACAGCAGAAGACTGGAAGGATGATAAAGGAAAGAAAATCAATGAAATTAGTGAAAAAGCCAATAAACTGATACAGGAAAACCGTAATACGGCCAACGAGCTGTTTTCCAAACTCTCTCCAAAAGCAGATAAAGCTGAAATGGAAATTCTTAAAGACCATCCATTAAAAGATCATATCATTCAGTCTAAAGAAGCTATGGAGCTTACTCAAAAGATTGTTGATGATTCTTATAATATTACAGATTTGAATGCCTACAAGCACAAATTTGCACAACAATATCAGCAGATGGAAAAGCTATACACCAGGAATATTGATGAAAAAATTCCATATTCAGAAAAGCAGAAAGAAAGCAGTTACACTGCACTTAATAATGCTTTGAATGATTTTCTGGGTAAGATGAGAATTGTGCAGCGAAGTCTGAATGAAAACAGCAGTGAACTGAATCACGATCTTGATGATCTTGAAAGTGAAGCCGGCACTGTTCTTAACCGTTACAATAATTTTGTAGATTAATAACCCTTACAATATAATACTATGAAAAAGACACTAAGCATTATCATGATTATCATAGGTTTTTGCCTGATCGTTATTATAAAAATAGGTCCGTCTAAAGAGACGTCCTGGCTCTTTACTTATGGCGACTTGATTCCAATGGTCGTTGCGGCAGTCATTATAATTCCCGGTTGGATTATGTATAAAAAAAGCAGATAACTTCAAAATTATAAAATAAGCTAGCTATAATCGTGAATTTGGCTGGACTATTAATGAATATATCAACATGATAAGGGTAATTTTACCGCCCCATTTAAATCAAGAAACAGAGCATGGATTTTGAGATGTTGAAACAACAGATAGAAGAAGCTGCAAAAAAAGCCTTTTTAGAAATGTTTGAAAAGCATGGTGCTGAAAATATTTACAGCTTTGCTTTATATAGTGATGAGGGAGCAATGACTGTTTGCCCTTCTTCCAATACATTGGAAACACTTAAGAATATAGATAAGGATGATGCTGTGTACTATAAATTTGAACCTGCAGAATGGACGTATGAAATGAAAGGTGCAGATCAGGAATTTAATGAAATTTGTGACCACCTGAGAGCAGAGCTTGAGAAGTATGAAGATGAGGGTGAATATGAAGAATGGTTTCAGGAATTTCAAACCAGACTTTATACCAGCTGTATTGAAGTTTTGGAAAAGCTTAAAAATGAGAACTTTTTTAAAAATATTATAGGGAAAGATATTTTCTTGATTTTCACCGTTTCAGATTATGAATTTGAGAAGCAAGATCTGAAAAATATAATTATCAGACTTAATGATAATGAGCATAAAAGTGAATATCTGGATTGGATGGAAACCTGGGGCAATTGAAAGGATGAAGAAAAAAAACACATTTCATTATATAATATGAAGCAGAATAAAATAATTGTCTCAGACACATCTTACAACAGTAATGATCCTTATGATTTGATCCTTTCCAATATTTCAGTGGTGAATCTCCTGAACGAAGAAGAATTTGAAGTCGAAAACATGCACGAAGATTCCATCATCAGCTATTATCTTGATTACTACCTGGCGCAATATTCCAATGGGAATTTTTCCCAGTTTGTATGGAATTCTGGGTGGTCACCGGAGCTCAATAGAGATATTGAAGAAGGGTTAAGAAAAATAGGGGCACAAAAACACCTTGCTCTTTTTCTTGAGCAAAGTTCACTGGTAGAAAGACTGGAAGATGGAGAATTAGAAGAATATCTGAAAAGAGAATACTTTGGACCCAATAAAACCAGAGATAAACTGAAAAATAGTTCATTTTACAGCTTAGAAGAAGATTTAATTATATTACATTCGCAGTGGTTGAGGAATCATCAGGATTTACAGGTTTTACCTCTTGAAGAGATGTTTTCAGAACTAGAAAAACTAGTCGGTAGAAAAATTAACAGACCATAATCATTTAAACGGAATCAGTCTATGGAACGCCTTAAAAAACTCAATATTGAATTAAAAAAATATCTGGAAGAAACCAGTGTACAGCTTACAGAAGACCTGATTCATCTGTTGAATGGAGAGAATATCAGCTATGTGGATCACAAAGGAAAGTCTGATATCAAGGCATTCTATTTCGAGTATGAATATGAATATCTGAATATTGTATTCTGGGGGGTAGATAGAAAAGGTAACATTGCTACCAATACTGTTTCTTTACCCACTAACAAGGTCGGCAGTATTGAAAAAAACGGAGATTGGAATGCTCTGATCCCGGAAAAAATATGGAATATCGTCTCAGATTTTCAGGATCATTACGAAGGAGATGATTTTGATGATATTCTGGATGAATATGATGATGAAAAATATAAACTGTTTGAACAATGGTTTTTTGATTGCTGGAAGAAAGCATCGGAACAAACTAAAATAAAAATGGACGCCTATTTTTCTATTCATGATACCTATTTCAGAACAGACTTAAATACTCTGAAAATGATTAATGAAGATGAAATAGCACAACGCTACCAACCATAAGAAGATTAATCTTTGTAATACTTAAATCACTATATAAATAAATTATTATGAATTCATACAAATTTTACAAACAGGAAGGAAATCTGTACATTTTTAAAAATCAACCGGTTTTTGTCTCTGTTTTATGTCTTTTCTTTTTAATAATAGCAGGACTTGTCTTTAAGGATGTAAGGATCTTAAGTCTTATTCTCATTGCATTGGTAGTGCTTATTGCTATCAATTTCTTTACAAAGAAATTTGTCATCGATATGGATCGAAAAACCATTACCGGGAAACATACCATTTTTGTTCCGGCCAAAACCTATGATTTAAAGGATTTTACCAATTTCCACGTGCTGGCAACAAAGTATATGGGTTTTATTACAACTAATGTGATACTGTCTATTTATTTTGAAGTAGATGGAAAAGAAAAGCATCTGACCATCGGACAGGCTCTGACGCACAAAGGAATCCAAAAGATGGTGAATGAAACTGAAGATATCATGAAAATTAATGAACCAGGGAATGAATATAACAGACCGTTATAAATTTGAAGAGAACGGTAGCGAAATCAGCATAATGCCCAATTATGATTTTTTGAAAGCTTTGGTATGGTGGCTGGTATTGGGAGGTATTGCTCTTCCCGTGATGGTCTATTACTTTATGGATAAAATGTCTGGAGATCAGTTTAAAATAGGCCTGATGATATGGGCAATTTATATGATCTATTTCCTGTTTGACCTTTTTTTCAGAATC
Proteins encoded in this region:
- a CDS encoding DUF4870 domain-containing protein encodes the protein MDNKTLSIVSYITIIGWLIAFISGKDKTDSLLRYHLKQSLGVVILSFILSTILGILISVTHLGILGIIAVLPLVLMIIGAINAANEVEKPLPLIGKMIEDKFSFIS
- a CDS encoding DUF3829 domain-containing protein, with amino-acid sequence MKKSLLIAGILSIGISLTSCDKLEKIKEKLSQSGNSTQVNPFSVNSGDENRDIVSFNNKVVKMDEAQAEFIKNFQESLAQMEEYVKNVTANPQYSGMSPIFTPTIMMWINQEIKAPNVLGKNYQVLVDKMKDTATQLQALKKDLETYKTAEDWKDDKGKKINEISEKANKLIQENRNTANELFSKLSPKADKAEMEILKDHPLKDHIIQSKEAMELTQKIVDDSYNITDLNAYKHKFAQQYQQMEKLYTRNIDEKIPYSEKQKESSYTALNNALNDFLGKMRIVQRSLNENSSELNHDLDDLESEAGTVLNRYNNFVD
- a CDS encoding DUF4303 domain-containing protein, with protein sequence MDFEMLKQQIEEAAKKAFLEMFEKHGAENIYSFALYSDEGAMTVCPSSNTLETLKNIDKDDAVYYKFEPAEWTYEMKGADQEFNEICDHLRAELEKYEDEGEYEEWFQEFQTRLYTSCIEVLEKLKNENFFKNIIGKDIFLIFTVSDYEFEKQDLKNIIIRLNDNEHKSEYLDWMETWGN
- a CDS encoding DUF4375 domain-containing protein — encoded protein: MKQNKIIVSDTSYNSNDPYDLILSNISVVNLLNEEEFEVENMHEDSIISYYLDYYLAQYSNGNFSQFVWNSGWSPELNRDIEEGLRKIGAQKHLALFLEQSSLVERLEDGELEEYLKREYFGPNKTRDKLKNSSFYSLEEDLIILHSQWLRNHQDLQVLPLEEMFSELEKLVGRKINRP